A stretch of the Polaribacter pacificus genome encodes the following:
- a CDS encoding HD domain-containing protein, producing MNTTRTNKLKILNDPIYGFISIPNSLIFDIIEHPYFQRLRRVTQMGFSSLVYPGAHHTRFHHAIGCMHLMQKAVRVLRFKGVDISDEEANALYIAILLHDIGHGAFSHALENSIVNGITHEEISLKFMKALNKTFDGQLTLAIQIFEGKYDRGFFNQLISSQLDIDRLDYLKRDSFFTGVAEGNISSDRLIAMMHVQDDELVIEKKGIYSVENFLIARRLMYWQVYLHKTGLVAENMLVNILKRAKYLASQQIDLPATKTLQYFLYHQISAQNFDDHTLLMFSKLDDYDVLSAIKEWTLHPDPVLSKLSQMIMDRNLLKIKMQNNPFNPKDLKKIKNDFIEQSDFTEEELNYFIFENSVSNLAYNTKRPIKIVYGKGKTEDIALASDQLNLQALTKAVVKHYICYPKKMFLKDS from the coding sequence TTGAATACTACACGCACCAATAAATTAAAAATACTAAACGATCCTATTTACGGATTTATAAGCATTCCAAACAGTCTAATTTTTGACATTATAGAACATCCCTATTTTCAGAGACTCCGCAGAGTTACGCAAATGGGTTTTTCTAGCTTGGTCTATCCAGGTGCTCATCACACTCGATTCCACCATGCAATTGGCTGTATGCATTTGATGCAAAAAGCCGTTAGAGTACTACGCTTTAAAGGAGTTGACATCTCTGATGAAGAGGCCAACGCATTGTATATTGCAATTTTGTTACACGATATTGGTCACGGAGCTTTTTCACACGCTCTAGAAAACAGTATTGTTAATGGAATTACTCATGAGGAGATTTCTTTAAAGTTTATGAAAGCTCTTAATAAGACTTTTGACGGACAGCTAACACTTGCAATACAGATTTTTGAAGGTAAATACGACAGAGGTTTTTTTAATCAATTAATCTCAAGTCAACTAGATATTGATCGACTTGATTATTTAAAGAGAGATAGCTTTTTTACAGGTGTTGCCGAAGGAAACATTAGCTCAGATCGATTAATAGCTATGATGCATGTACAGGATGATGAGCTTGTTATCGAAAAGAAAGGAATCTATTCTGTAGAGAATTTTTTAATTGCACGTAGATTGATGTATTGGCAAGTATATCTACACAAAACAGGCTTGGTTGCAGAAAATATGTTGGTCAATATTTTAAAACGCGCTAAATATTTAGCAAGTCAGCAAATCGATTTACCAGCAACCAAAACTTTACAATATTTTTTATACCATCAAATCTCCGCCCAAAACTTTGATGATCACACATTACTTATGTTTTCTAAGCTTGATGATTATGATGTGTTATCAGCAATAAAAGAATGGACACTGCATCCAGATCCTGTTCTTTCTAAATTGTCACAAATGATAATGGATCGTAATTTGTTGAAAATAAAAATGCAGAATAATCCTTTTAATCCAAAAGATCTCAAGAAAATTAAAAATGATTTTATAGAGCAGAGTGATTTTACAGAAGAGGAGTTAAACTATTTTATTTTTGAAAACTCTGTTAGTAATCTCGCATACAACACAAAACGCCCCATAAAAATTGTGTACGGAAAAGGAAAGACAGAAGACATCGCTTTGGCATCAGATCAACTTAATCTACAAGCACTCACAAAAGCTGTAGTAAAACACTACATCTGTTATCCAAAGAAAATGTTTTTAAAGGATTCATAA
- the lpxD gene encoding UDP-3-O-(3-hydroxymyristoyl)glucosamine N-acyltransferase, protein MKFTAQQIADLIEGDIVGNPDEEVSTLSKIEEGIKGSLTFLSNPKYNSFLYTTNASITIVNRSFVPEKEITTTLIQVEDAYNAFSKLLGFYNEVKNTKTGREEPYYFSKTAQIGSDEYIGAFSHVGENVIIGNHVKIHPNVTIGDNVVIGDYCTLYPGVKIYSETQIGNYCVFHAGVIIGSDGFGFAPNNSGSFDKIPQIGNVIIEDHVDVGAGTTIDRATMGSTIIRKGVKLDNQIQIAHNVEIGNNTVIAAQTGVAGSTKIGSNCMIGGQVGVVGHITIGNNVKVQAQSGITKSVPDNEVIQGTPAFSYNDFNKSYIYFRKLPQLVTKVNNLEKELKTQKK, encoded by the coding sequence ATGAAATTTACAGCACAACAAATAGCGGATCTTATAGAAGGTGATATCGTTGGGAATCCTGACGAAGAAGTTTCAACCCTCTCAAAAATTGAAGAAGGTATCAAAGGAAGTCTAACTTTTTTATCCAATCCCAAATACAATTCATTTTTATACACCACAAATGCCTCTATTACTATCGTAAATAGATCTTTTGTGCCTGAGAAAGAAATCACAACCACATTAATACAAGTAGAAGATGCCTACAATGCATTTTCCAAATTGTTGGGTTTTTACAATGAAGTAAAGAATACTAAAACAGGAAGAGAAGAACCTTATTATTTTTCTAAAACTGCACAGATAGGCTCAGATGAGTATATCGGTGCTTTTTCGCATGTTGGTGAAAATGTTATCATTGGAAATCATGTAAAGATACATCCCAATGTAACTATTGGAGATAATGTTGTTATTGGTGATTATTGTACCTTGTACCCAGGTGTTAAAATTTACTCTGAAACCCAAATAGGCAATTACTGTGTGTTCCATGCAGGAGTGATTATAGGTTCAGATGGTTTTGGTTTTGCACCAAACAACTCTGGTTCTTTTGATAAAATTCCTCAAATAGGGAATGTGATCATTGAAGATCATGTAGATGTTGGAGCAGGTACTACTATAGATAGAGCTACCATGGGATCAACCATCATTAGAAAAGGAGTTAAACTAGACAATCAAATACAGATTGCACATAATGTAGAGATAGGAAACAATACTGTGATTGCTGCGCAAACAGGTGTTGCAGGCTCAACAAAGATTGGAAGCAATTGTATGATAGGAGGTCAAGTAGGTGTGGTAGGTCATATCACCATCGGAAATAATGTAAAGGTTCAAGCGCAGTCTGGAATTACAAAAAGTGTTCCTGATAATGAAGTGATTCAAGGAACTCCAGCCTTTAGCTATAATGATTTTAATAAATCATATATATACTTTAGAAAATTGCCGCAGTTGGTAACTAAAGTCAATAATTTAGAGAAAGAGTTAAAAACTCAAAAAAAATAA